GAAGAGCGCGAGGCTGCCTGCACCCGGTGTGTACTCAATCCTTTTGTTCCAGCCTAATGAAGAAGAGtgacagagaagagaagggttAGGTCCTGCCAGGGACCCAGGGCCAGAACACTTGGCACACACAAATGGCATCTATGCACCAGCCCATAAACAGAGAGATTTTTGGCCCCTTCTGCACTGAAAATCAACTTTATGCAGCTGGTATCAGTGCAAGGGAAGATTTCCTGGAAGCACAGAAAGTCCAAATTCTCATCTTCTACAGCTGGTGCCAGTGTAGCACCAGTCCCTGGATTTTCAATCTCTCATCAGGCAGAGCGGACATTTAGCTGTGTTGATTTCCCCTTAATTCCATTAACTTAGCTGACCCCTGTAGGCAGACAGCACCTCTGAAAAAGCCAAAGATCCTCAAGATGAGCAGCCTTGAATGCAATCTACATTTAATTCTGTCTATGAGACTTATCAAATACACAGTAGTTCACAGTAAtctaagaaattattttcccatgTTCGGTTGCCTCCCAGTAGCTTTGTGGTACCTTAGATGGGATTGGTGGTTTGGTGCCAGAATTTAACCATGTATGTGTATACAAatttatatgtgtatacacAGACATTTTCAATCAGTAAGTTTAAGTAGTTTAGCATAAAGGCAAGACAAAAGCATGTCTGGAGGTTTCATACCCTGCCAGCTGGGTTTGCAGGTGGGTTTCACCTGGATTTCCACTTCAGCATCATCAGAAGCCCGCTTCTTTCCACAGTCATACGCTGTTACTGTGAACCTGTAGAGACGATCTCCACTGTACTGCAGCTTCTCCGTGTTCTCAATGTTCCCTGGTTAGCAACACAAAGAaatcaaggaagaagaaagtctCTTCAAACGTATTGCTTCTAGTAATCACTCTATTTTTGATCAACTACAGAAACATCCAAACAAAGGCAGAGTTCCCCCACAGTGCCACTCTGCTGTATGCTATAGCATCCCACAAAATGGCTGCCGAGTCTCTGCGTGAGAAGAGAGAGATGAGAAGTACTAGAGGAATTGTGGTTCATGTATCACAGTTCTGCCAGCAAATGGGACTGGAagagggagagcagaggagaaaagggagagtgATGTGCTCGTGGCAGGTTCAGATTCTTACCGTCATTGTCAATCAGAAAGGGAATATTGGGGGTCAGGATCTCGTAGTAGCAGATCTGGCTGTACTGCGGTGAGCAGTCTCCATCAATAGCTTCCACGCGCAAGATGCGGTCGTACAGCTTTCCCTCAGTCACTGCGACACGATACAACTTTTCCACAAAGACAGGAGCAAACTCATTCACATCATTTACTCGAACGTGCACTGTGGCCCTGATGCAGAGAAACATCAATAAGAACTTACTGTTTGATTAGGAGCCATACACCACCCAAATTTCAGATTACATCACTCCCATAAAACTCCCAGTCTGACTTCAAGATGTCAAAGGCAAGGACAAGGAAAAAGACCTGGTTTTCAACCCAGCAATGTTGGTATATAAGAGCTTGTACTATGGTTTCCCGTCCCAGAGGAAGACTAAAAGGACCGATAATGTCATCTGGACCTTCTGTCTGTATTCAGTAATGTAAGGCACCACTCAGACACAACTCTCAAGCAGTCCTTGTTCCTGTTGTATTTACTCATGTGACTCAGCCAGTGCACAGGACCATCACATTTGTGTTTGGTCTTATTCACATGTTGAGTTACAGCATCatggctagaaaaaaaaataaccctggCTAAAGGAAGGGCCCCCACAGCATTTTTCACTAGCATTTATGTGACAGATCACATTTTGTAACGTGTATTAACGACTGCATGGACTTACTTGTGTGACTTCTTGGTATTGGCTCCATCAGGTCCCTCTCCACAGTCATAAGCCTGGATGGTGAATGTGTGCTCTTTATGTGCTTCACAATCCACTGGTTCCTTGGCCCGGATCAGTCCCTCACCTGTAGCTTTGTCAAGGATCACAGCTTCAAAAGGCACCCCTGCCCCATGGATCCTGAAGCCACAGATTTCACCTGGCACCCACAggtggagaggaaggggagaagaaagaggacTGAGGAGAGCAGGATATGCCCCCTTGCTTCCCACTCCTATATGTTCTTCCTTTCTAACTTGcactctcctttctcctttattaTCATCTCATTGCGGTGCAATTGCTGGTTTCCTAGGAGTTCCTCCTACCAGTTCTTACAGACATCCATGATGTAGATTGCCCTCTACTGGAGGCTGCTCCCACAGCAAGAACTCTTGCCCAGCATCAAGAAAAACTAGAGGCTACAAGGCTTAAGCTAGGTGCATGAGGGGTATACTGTCAAAGTACTGAGAGAGCACCTTAGTTCATCTCTTCACCCctcaaggaggaaaaacaggcCATATATTTCAGACAGACAGCCAAAGCAAGAAAATCCATGATGCCTCATCCATCTAATACAGGACGTGCACAGTATCTCAGGGAATTACAAATAAGGTCACCTAAATCCTAGAGTTCAGCTCACAGGGAcccctttttctctcccaaaGCTGAGGGGGCTTGCATGAGGGAGCTCCAGGCATGAGGCAAATGCTAGGAATAAAAAACCTTGTAAAAGCACCGAAGCACTAGCTGTACTTTCAGGGATTCGTGCTTCCTGTGAGGGATGTGGAACTGCCAGCAAATCGTGCCCTACCAGCTTCCTCCAGCCCTCGTAGACACAGAGCTGTGCATGTGATCTTTGGAAATAGCAGAACTGCGTCAAAAAGTAGCTGGCTCCACCCTCAGTTCCCCTCCCTAAGGGAAACAGCTCACAGGATCCTAAATCAAGCTGTGCCCAAATTGGCTCCAGACTTCACTGGGGACCTCCTCCAAAATGAGGTTTGGAGGTGATCGTTTCCTGAACAGTCTCCAGCACGGGGATGAATGTGACCCTACCTCTGTCTCCCTGCCTCCCACCCTTCCCAAAGCTGCTGCCCACCTACCTGCGTAGCGCAGTGGAGCATCTTTGTCCAGTGCAAACAGCGGTGGGTTGAGCAGGACTGTGTTGTCATTCTCCATGATGATGCCCTGATATTCAGCTTCAATCCAGGGTTTGTGCTTATTTGCTGAGGCAAATTTGGGGTAAGGGATGGAGCAGAGGAAAGCATTAGACGAAAATGATAGATTTGGTAGAAAAAGAGCAGCATATCATCCAGTGGCAGGTAGCAACCACCCCTCCCCACCttcttctctggaaataaaGAAAGCTAAAGTAGGCTGGGAAGaaacagctatttttctttagttctgtTCTACCTCACTCCTGGGGACCTCATCCGAAACAACGTGCTCCTTCTGGCCTTGTAGTTACCCTCTTGTTAGAAGCACGTGGAGAGGCACTTGGGTGCCCAGGAAAGCTGgagcaattaaaaaatgaaagcaatagaCACGAGTAGTCTGACTCTGGAGCAAGATTCCAAATGCTAAATCCTTTAGGTCACTGAAGCCATAATGAAAGGACCCAGGAGACACCTTCCcttggggtgtccccaggggatAAGTCTTGCACGCAGCCATTACCACCTATGCCTTCCACCCTCTGGACTAAGGCCAAGGATCTAGACACGTGTACCCAGGTACACTTTTTCAGACAGTCACCCTACACGTATAATAATCTGCCGAGTCCcttgctccttccttccccactcCATGGTGAGCACCATATTCCTTTGGCCCCTCCTTGCTTAGCCCGTTGGCTGGAGCCCAGCCAGGCTTGGCATGGAGGCAGCCGCCAGCAGGAGGCTCTGAAAAATGTCACGGGCCCAGAAATAGCAAATTAATCTTTATCACATAGGCTCCAGggcagggaaagggagaaataaagggggggggggggggggggggaggggaaaaaaatcgTTATAAATTAAAAACCCCTCCCCCATGCCCACTCCCTGCCAAATGGGCCTCAGAGATTACATTACATGTCCTAGTTACAACCCCCATTCCCAGATAATCCCCCACTCTCCCACCCCCTGGAGACCAAGATTCATTACAACCAAGCAGTACTCGGAGCACAGCGTGGCTGGTGTGGAGTAGGATACCGAGCCCTTCCCCTCAAGGGCACTACTTCCAATACGTGGATTCATCCTCTGCAGCACACGTACTGCCATGGCGCTTGTGTTGACTCAACAGGGACAGCATCCCCTACCATCGGTCGCTGCTGCCCGCCAGGCCCAAGCCGTGTTGCTGGAGCTGGGTGATGGGCCAACAGGCAGGACTGCGGGTCGGAGCGGGGGTGCACCAGCAGGGCAGAGCGGGTGGACGCAGCTCGGCGGGGAAGCGAAGAGTGTGGGCTGGCATTTCTCTCTCCCCGTATTGATGAAGATTACAGAGCATTGCGTAGGAAACCCGGAGAAACATCCATCCTGCTCAGTATGCAGGAGGAATCCTTCCTGTGTGCGAGTGCCCACGTCTCACGCCACCCCTCCGCTGCCCCCACCAGATTCCACTCGGTGTCAGTCCCAGTCCGTGCACCACAGCACCGAGGTGGGAGTCCAGAGCCACAAATGCCAAAAATGCCCTGTTGCTGGGGTAACAAGCTGATGGTAGAGACAGAAACCCTTTGCTGCATCCACCTGCACCTCGGGAATCACAAGTCTGATTTCCTGGTGTACGAGTTCTTGGGGATTAGAAGTGTATTTGGGGAATATTTTCAGGACACAGACTCCTACCAGTTTCAAGAAAGCTCCTATAAAACCGAAATCATTTGCCAAAGGTGGGTACCTTTATATTTCAGCATGTGAATTCACAAAGGtgagagaaaatacagagcaCAAGGGGCCTTGCCTTGCAGCTGGGTCCCTTGGAGCCCGAGCAGTACAAAAAAATGCCCCTGCCAGCATCAGCGCACACAGAGCCCTGTGCTGCACCTTCTGTCCGTAGCTCTGTCCAGAGCGCCGAAAACACGCTAATATGTCACATTCCCTGATGACCCTTGCGTGTTTCAGATTCCCCCACCCCATCCGGTTATTGTCTCGCTGACTCCCCTAGAATGAATTTCTCATGCCTGCGTCTACAGCCACCGGTCTAGTAACCTACATCCTTCTCCATCACCCTACGTGTTCACAGAACATCCGCATGCAGAACATTAGAGCTGTAGCATTTGGTTTcggtcccttttttttttttttttaattattattttatttagcacGTAAGATACTGCCTTATGTAAGCAACCTGCACAGTTAACACGTACCCGTGGAATAATTCCTATTGACAGATTATGGATGCATGAATTGGAAAATGGAGATAGAGGATGTGTTTCTGAGACAAGAGGGATCTGTGGGGATGCAACACATCCCCTCTCTGCATGTTAAGGAAGGAAAGCTAAACCCGCACGGcaagaactgaaacaaaagcaaggcAAGCGGGTGGAGATGGGGAAAACGAGAAGGGAATgctaaaaggagaaagaatataggaaaaaaaataggtggtAAGTGCTGGATGGAGAAAGTAGAGGGAGGGGACAGGGTTAGGGCGCTTGAAAGGGCAAAGAAAGCCTGAGAGGCTGGGGACCCTCGGAGCCCCCCTGGCAAAATGTGACAGATGACAGCGGGGAGCTGCACCGCAACCGCAGATGGACGGATGgacagatggatggatggatggacaagtggatggatggatggatggatggacaaGTGGATGGATGGACGGATGGATGGACAagtggatggatggatgggtggatggaCAGACggatggatgggtggatggatggatggatggatggacggacGGATGGGTGGACGGACGGACGTACGGAGCTGCCAGACGCCGCTCTGCCCGccgcggggggcggccggggggtCCCTTCGGAGCtccgcagcccctgccccgccgccgTCCGTGCCCGCGGCGCTCCGCTCACCTTTGTTGGCGGCGCCGGTGGGCAGCGCGGCgcagaggcagaggagaggcaggaggacGGCTGCGCGGGGCCGCGGCTCGcccatggcggcggcggcggcggcggcggcgggtgGCAGCCCGCCCGCGGTGCTGGACAGCGGCGGCCCGGCGCGGCCTGGGCACGCCCTGAGCTGCNNNNNNNNNNNNNNNNNNNNNNNNNNNNNNNNNNNNNNNNNNNNNNNNNNNNNNNNNNNNNNNNNNNNNNNNNNNNNNNNNNNNNNNNNNNNNNNNNNNNNNNNNNNNNNNNNNNNNNNNNNNNNNNNNNNNNNNNNNNNNNNNNNNNNNNNNNNNNNNNNNNNNNNNNNNNNNNNNNNNNNNNNNNNNNNNNNNNNNNNNNNNNNNNNNNNNNNNNNNNNNNNNNNNNNNNNNNNNNNNNNNNNNNNNNNNNNNNNNNNNNNNNNNNNNNNNNNNNNNNNNNNNNNNNNNNNNNNNNNNNNNNNNNNNNNNNNNNNNNNNNNNNNNNNNNNNNNNNNNNNNNNNNNNNNNNNNNNNNNNNNNNNNNNNNNNNNNNNNNNNNNNNNNNNNNNNNNNNNNNCTCCATCTCGTCCCCCAGATATCAATGTGGTCCTGCGAAAAGTGGTTTGCCTCCTGAAGCCCGATAAGGAGATCATCCACACGGGAGACCACATGGTCATCCGCACGATCACCTCCCTTCGGGACTACGTTATGGATTTCGACCTGGGAGTCCAGTTTGAGGAAGACCTGGGGCCTGTGGATGGACGCAAGTGCCAGGTGAGAAGCCCACGCAGGGCTGGATGAAGGCGGACTGGGGTGTGCTAGAGCTTGAGGGACTTGTCTAGCTTTTGGGTCACAAACAAGGTGAGAGCCCAGGTCAGAGCTGGCCTGCCCCAGCAGGTCCAGGAGTTACTGGTTCTATGAGTAAATCACAGCAAAGGGGATGAGCACCGTACAGCCAAAGACCCAGTACTTTGGGGTCCAGATGATCTCTTGGAATAAAGCCCttaaaaagacagaaactcAGCCCACTTGTCAGCACTCAGTTACCAGTGGGAGGCAGAGGGCCATCCATTCCCTACAAAGCGTCAGTCCTAAGGACTACCAGAGTGCCAAACTCCTACCATCAGTCCTAAGGAGCTACCAAAAAGACACCAGATCCGGGATTGCATTTGAAAACATGTCTGACGGGAACAGTCGATGTCACCGCTGGAAATCTGTATTGTCAGGTCCTGCTTTTGTTGGGACCGtgccttcctccttttttttttttttttttccagacaacCGTGTCCTGGGAGGGTGATCAGCTGGTGTGCGAGCAGCTAGGAGAGAAGAGGAACCGGGGCTGGAGGCACTGGCTGGAGGGGGACCGGCTGCATCTGGTGAGGAGGCAGCGGCGGTGGGCGCACTAAGTGCAGGTGCTGGGGGCCCTGGGCGAGCCTGCGCGGcctccttccagctcctccCGGGCGCCAGCAGCGGCTCCGCGGGAGCAATGACCACCTCCCATAAACATCCGCCTGCAGGGTTCAAAAGTTGACGGCCGTGCCCCTTCCCAGCCCGCGGGATGACCCGGAgggggggcgggcagggccgcAGCCTGAGCTCCGTCCCCTCCTTTTCCCCCCCCAGCGCATGACGGCCGAGGACGAAGTCTGCGTTCAGGTCTTCCAGAAAGTGAAGTGAAGAGGATGCCCGGGCCGGACCTTGGCTCTCGAGTGCGAACCGCGGCGGATTAAAGCAGCAAAACACGGCGGGAGCCAGCCGAGCCATGCGTGGCGACCTCCTTCCTTCTGCGGGGCCCCGCGGGAGGGACGgggcgggacgggacgggacgggacgggaccgggggggggggggccggggccggcggtCACGGCGGGGCCAAGCCcgcgggaggggagggggaggcggcGAGGCTGGGGG
The nucleotide sequence above comes from Oxyura jamaicensis isolate SHBP4307 breed ruddy duck chromosome 1, BPBGC_Ojam_1.0, whole genome shotgun sequence. Encoded proteins:
- the RBP5 gene encoding retinol-binding protein 5, yielding MVIRTITSLRDYVMDFDLGVQFEEDLGPVDGRKCQTTVSWEGDQLVCEQLGEKRNRGWRHWLEGDRLHLRMTAEDEVCVQVFQKVK